GGCTGGGCTTCGGCCAACACCACCGTCAACACCGACGACGAGTTCTACACCTTCGTCGACGGCGAGAAGTTCCTGGACGGCGGCGTCTTCAGTTCGGTCAAGTTCGGCCTGAAGTACACCGACCACGACCGCGACGTGGTGCAGACCTACGGCCAGCGCCGCGCCCTGTTCGCCAATGGCGCGTGCGGCGGCCAGAACTGCTCGCTGGCCAGCGTCGCCGGCGGCCTGACCGACAGCGACTACCTGGACGGCATCAAGGGGCCGGGCGTTCTGTCCAGCTACCTGACGGCCGACAAGAACAAGATCGAGGCGATCTACGCCAAGATGGGTCCGGCCACGATCTACGATCCGAACAACCCCAACACCGGCGGCTGTATCGGCCTGGTGAACTGCGACCACTTCGGTCCGCTCGAAAGCTTCGACTTCAACGAGAAGACCTTCGGCGGCTACGTGATGGGCAACCTGAAGGGCGAAGGCTGGCGCGGTAACGTCGGCGTCCGCGTCGTCAACACCAAGATCGAGACCAACGCCTGGCGCGTCGGCGTCTCGGCGGGCACGCCGGGCGCGATCAACAACCCGTTCGGCCTGATGGCGCCGACCACGGGCGAGAAGCAGTACACCGACATCCTGCCCTCGGCGAACTTCTCGTTCGACGTGAAGGACGACGTGGTGATCCGCCTGGCCGCCGCCCGCGTCCTGGCGCGTCCGGACTACGCCCAGATGGCCGGCTTCACCTCGCTGACCGAGTCCCTGCTGACGGCCTCGGGCGGCAACCCGAACCTGGACCCCTATCGCGCCAACCAGTACGACGCGACGGTGGAATGGTACTTCGCGCCGCAGTCGATCCTGTCGGTCGACTTCTTCTACAAGGACATCTCGACCTACATCGTCCAGGGCGCGACGACCGAGAAGCTGCCGCTGCAAGCCGGCGCCGCCGACCCGCGGGTCGTCAACCCGGCCAACAACTGCGTCCTGCAAAGCGCCGGCCTCTACAGCTGCGACTACAATGTCGGTCGTCCGGTGAACGTGGCGGGCGGCGAGACCAAGGGCATCGAAGTCAACTTCCAGATGCCGATCTGGAACGGCTTCGGCGTGCTGGCCAACTACACCTACTCCGACGCCAGCTCGTCCTCGGACGTGCCGATCCCGTCGAACTCGAAGAACATCTTCAACGTCAGCGGCTACTACGAGAACGAGCGCTTCAGCGCCCGTCTGTCCTACAACTATCGGTCCAAGTTCTTCGTCGACTACGACGCCGAGCGCGGCTACCGCCAGCTGTGGTCGGACTCGATCGCCTCGCTGGACGCCTCGGCCAGCGTCAACCTGACCCAGAACATCTCGCTCAGCCTCGACGCGGTGAACCTCACCGACGAGAAGCAGACCGACAACTACGACAACGACAAGAACCGTCCGGCCCGTATCTACAAGAACGGCCGCATGGTCTTCGGCGGGGTCCGCTTCAAGTTCTAATCGCGTACCGGGACCTTCGGCGCGTGCCGGAGGTCCCGCTTTCCTCCCGAGATCGTTGCATCGGAGGCGGCATGGTCCAGGATCGCATCATGACCTGTCCCGCCCCGCCGATCGCGACCAAAGTCCTCCTGACTGCAAGCACGGAGCTGGGGCGGAGCGGTCAAACGCTCCGCCCGCTTTTTGCCGCCCGTGGTCCTGCCGCATGTCAGCCGGAGAGCGCCCTCTCATGATCGTATTCAAGCCCTTCGCCAAACGCGCCGCCCAGGCCTTCGCTTCGGCGGGCGCGTCAGTCGCCGTGCTGGCCTTCGCTTCGGCCGGTTTCGCCGCGACGCCGACCCTGACCCTCACTCCGGCGCCCGCCCAGGCGACGATGGGGCAGGGGAGCTTCGCCCTGACCGCCAAGACCCGGATCTTCGTCGCCAAGGGCGATGTCGAGGCCCGCGTCGTGGCCGGCCAACTGTCCGACATGCTCTTCAAGGCCCGGGGCCTGAAGCCCGCCGTGGTCGAGGGCGCGCCGCCCGCCGGCGAGGCCGCCATCGTCCTGGCCCGGGGACAAGCCGCGAGCGACAAGCCCGAGGCCTACAGGCTCGAGATCGCTCCCACCGGCGTCACCATCACCGCCGCCAAGCGCGCGGGCCTGTTCTACGGCGCGGTCAGCGTCTGGCAGTTGGCGGTGACCGACGAGGCCAAGGAGCCGGCCGATCTGCCCGCCGTCAGCATCGACGACGCCCCGCGCTTCGCCTGGCGCGGCTTCATGCTGGACAGCGCCCGTCACTTCCAGAGCGTCGACACCATCAAGTCGATCCTCGACGCCATGGCCGCCCACAAGCTCAATACGCTGCACTGGCACCTGGTCGACGACCAGGGCTGGCGGCTGGAGATCAAAAAGTATCCGAAGCTGACCTCGGAAGGGGCCTGGCGCGTGCCGGCCGGCGCGGCGGGCAAGGATCCCAAGACCGGCAAGCCCATCCGCTACGGCGGTTTCTACACCCAGGACCAGGTGCGTGAGCTGGTCGCCTACGCCGCCGCGCGCGGGATCACCGTCGTGCCCGAGATCGAGATGCCGGGCCACGCCCTGGCGCCGCTGGTGGCCTATCCGCAATTCGGTATGACCAAGGCCCCGCCGCGCGAGCACATGGGCGACTGGGGGGTGTTCCCCTATCTCTACAAGCCCAGCGACGAGACGTTCGGCTTCCTCAACGACGTGCTCGACGAGGTGATGGATCTCTTCCCCTCGCCCTACATCCACGTCGGCGGCGACGAGGCCGTGAAGGACCAGTGGAAGGCCAGTCCCGAGGTCCAGGCCCAGATCCAGGCCCTGGGCGTCAAGGACGAGCACGGTCTGCAGAGCTGGTTCATCCAGAGGGCCGAAAAGCACATCAACAGCCGTGGCCGGCGGATGATCGGCTGGGACGAGATCCTCGAAGGGGGCCTTGCGCCCAACGCCACGGTCATGTCCTGGCGCGGGATCGACGGCGCGGTCGCCGCCGCCTCGCAGGGCCATGACGCGGTGCTGGCGCCTGACAGCACCCTCTATATGGACCGCCGCCAAAGCGCCTCGGCCGACGAGCCGCCCGGCCGGATCAAGATCGTCAGCCTCAAGGACGTCTACGACTTCGACGCCGCCCCGGCGGCCCTGACCGAGGCCCAGCGCGCCCACATCCTGGGCCTGCAGGCCAATTCGTTCACCGAGCACATGCGCACCGACGAGCGGCTGGAGAAGATGACCTTTCCGCGCCTGATCGCCGTGGCCGAGAATGGCTGGACGCCCGAGGCCAGTCGTAACTGGGCCAGCTTCGCCGCCCGCCTGCCCGCCGAGAGCGCGCGGCTGGACGTGCTGGGCGTCGCCCACGACACTGTGCCCTACGAACCCCAGGCGACGCTACGCCCCGCCGACGGCGGTCAGGTCTCGGTCGTCCTGGCCTCGGGCCTGGGACTGGGCGAGATCCGCTACACCACCGACGGCAAGGCCCCGACGAAGGCCTCGAACCTGTACGAAGCGCCCTTGGCGGTCGCGCCGGGCAAGACCGTCCGGGCTCGGACGTTCCTGGGCGACGCCGCCCTGGGCCGTGTCCGCGACTACCCCGTCAGCCTGATAGCGGCCCAGACCCGCAACAGTCACCAGCTGGAGCTCTGCGGCGACGGCATCAACCTGTCGCTGGAGGACGACGCCCCGGTCAGCGGTCCGCGCGCCGTGTTCGCGGTCAATCTGATGAACCCCTGCTGGGTGTGGAAGGGCGCGGACCTCTCGACCGGCCTGAAGCTGACCGCCCGCATCGGCCAGGTTCCGTTCAACTTCCAGATCGGCGCCGACCGCGAGAAGATCCCGCTGCGCGCGCCCGCCACGCCCGACGGCGAGCTGGAGGTGCGGATCGACGGCTGCGGGGGCGAGCGCATCGCCGCCCTTCCGCTGGGCGCCGCCGCGCGCGGACCGGCCCTGGGCATGGTCTCGGGCGTGCTGCCCAAGCGCGACGGCGTCCACGATCTCTGTCTGAGCTTTACAGCCCGAAGCGTCGAGCCGACGCTAGTGCTGGACCAGGTCGCGCTGACCTCAATCAAGACCAAGAACTAATCCAGGAAGCAGGAAGCGTACCGGTGTCCAATCTCGTACTGTCCTCGCCGCTCAAGGGCTGGATCGCTCCGCTGGACGAGACGCCCGACGCGGTGTTCGCCGAGCGCATGCTGGGCGACGGCCTGGCCATCGACCCGCTGGGCTCGACCCTGCACGCCCCCTGCGACGCTCGGGTGATCGCCGTGCACGCCACGCGCCACGCCGTCACCCTGCGGGCCGACAACGGCGCCGAGATCCTGATGCATGTGGGGCTGGAGACCGTCGGCCTGGGCGGCGAGGGCTTCGAGGTCCACGTCAAGGACGGCGACGCGGTAAAGGCCGGAGACAGGCTGATCAGCTTCGATCTCGACCTGCTCAGCCAGCGCGCCAAGAGCCTGATCACCCCGGTGGTGATCACCAATCCCGACGCCTTCCAGATCGTCCGTCGCGAGCAGGATCACGCCGCCTCGGTCGGCGATTTCCTGATGGAGCTGGCCCCGGTCGGTGGCGCCGGCGCGGTGCTGGCGATCGCCGAGGGCGAGGTGGCGCGCGAGGTCGTGGTGCCGCTGCAGCACGGCATCCACGCCCGTCCGGCCGCGCGCATCGCCGAGAGCGCCCGCAAGTTCGCCGCCGAGGTGGCCCTGGTCGCCGTCAACCGTCGGGCCAGCGCCAAGAGTCCCGTGGGCGTGATGTCCCTAGCCATCCGTCACGGCGACCGCATCAGCGTCGTCGCCTCGGGGCCGGACGCCGACTTCGCCGTCGCCGCCATCGTCGAACTGATCGAGGGCGGCATGGGCGAGAGCGCGGCCCTGCCGCCGGCCGCCGCCCCGGCCGCCGTGGTCGAGGCGGTTCGCGCCGCGCCGCCCAGCGAACCGGGCCTGCTGCGCGGCGTGATGGCGGCCCCGGGCCTGGCGATCGGCCAGGCCGTGCGCTTCGTCTCCGCCGACATCACGGTCGTCGAGACCGGCGCCGGCGCGGGCCACGAGCGCGCCGCCCTGGAAGACGCCCTGGCCCAGGTCCGCGCCAAGATCGAGAAGTCGGCCGCCAAGGGCGACACCGCCCGCAAGGCTATCCTGGGCGCCCACCTGGCGTTCCTGGAAGACCCCGAACTGACCGCCTCGGCCCACCGGCTGATCGCCGACGGCAAGAGCGCGGGCTTCGCCTGGCGCCGCGCCGTGGGCGGCTATGTCGAGGCCCTGCGCGGCCTGGGCGATCGTCGCCTGGCCGAGCGCGTCGACGACCTGATCGACCTGGAACGCCAGGTGCTCCGCGCCCTCTCCGGCGAGGAGGACGAGGCCCGCGTCCTGCCGCCCGGCGCCATCCTGCTGGCCGACGAACTGCTGCCCTCGCAACTGATGGGCGTCGAGGCCGGCCAGGTCGCCGGCTTCTGCACGGCCAAGGGCGGCCCGACCTCGCACGTGGCCATCCTGGCCGCCGCCATGGGCATCCCGGCCATCGTCGCCGCCGGTCCCGGCGTGCTGGACGTCACCGAGGGTGCGGCCCTGATCCTCGACGCCGAGAATGGCAGCTTGCGCGTCGGGCCCGACGCCGCCCAATTGGCCGCCGCCCAGACCGCCATCGCCGCCCGCCACGAGCGCAAGGCCGCCGCCAAGGCCGCCGCCCACCAGGAAAGCCGCACCGCCGACGGCGCGCGGATCGAGGTGTTCGGCAATGTCGGCTCGCTGAACGACGCCCTGGCCGCCGCCGCCAACGGCGCCGAGGGCTCGGGCCTGCTGCGCACCGAGTTCCTGTTCCTGGAGCGCGAGACCCCGCCCGACGAGGACGAGCAGGCCCGCCAGTACCAGGCCATCGCCTCGGCCCTGGACGGCCGTCCGCTGATCATCCGCACCCTGGACGTCGGCGGCGACAAGGCCGCGCCCTACCTGCCGATCCCGACGGAAGAGAACCCGGCCCTGGGCCTGCGCGGCGTGCGCGTCTCGCTGTGGCGGCCGCACCTCTTGAAGACCCAGCTGCGGGCCATCCTGCGGGTCAAGCCGCTGGGCCAGTGCAAGATCATGGTCCCGATGATCGCCAGCCTCGACGAGCTGCGCGCCGTCCGCGCCATGCTGGAAGAGACCAAGCGCGAGATGGGGATCACCGAGCGGATCGAGCTGGGGGTGATGATCGAGACCCCGGCCGCCGCCGTCACCGCCGACCTGCTGGCCGCCGAGGCCGATTTCCTGTCGGTCGGCACCAACGACCTGACCCAGTACGTGCTGGCCATGGACCGGGGCAATCCGGAGCTGGCCGCCCGCATCGACGCCCTGCACCCCGCCGTGCTGCGGATGATCGACCTGACCTGCAAGGGCGCGGCCAGGCATCAGCGCTGGGTCGGCATCTGCGGGGGCCTGGCGTCCGACCTCGTCGCCGTGCCGGTGCTGGTGGGCCTGGGCGTCACCGAGCTGTCGGCCACGGCCGCGACGGTGCCGGAAGTGAAGGCCCTGGTCCGCACCCTGAACGTGCCGGCCTGCCAGGCCCTGGCTCGCCAGGCGCTGGACCTGACCTCGCCCGAGGCCGTCCGAGATCTTTGCAAAGCCTTTCAGGCTGGAGCGTAAGCGATGAAGTCCCCGCTCGAATTCCTCCAGCCCCTGGGCCGCGCCCTGATGCTGCCCATCGCCGTCCTGCCGGTGGCGGGACTGCTGCTGCGCCTGGGCCAGCCCGACCTGCTGAACATCGCCTTCATCGCCGCCGCCGGCGACGCGATCTTCTCCAACCTGGGCCTGCTGTTCGCCATCGGCGTGGCCGTGGGCTTCGCGCGCGAGAACAACGGCGCGGCGGGCCTGGCGGGCGTGGTCTGTTTCCTGATCGCCACCGAGGGCTCCAAGGCCCTGCTGCACGTACCGCCGGACGTCACGGCGGGCCTGATCAAGGCCCATGCCGACCTGGCCTCAGCGGCCTACAAGGCCAAGGCCCTGGCCAAGCTGAGCGTGCCGATCGGCATCGCCTCGGGCCTGATCGGCGGGGTGTTCTACAACCGCTTCTCGACCTTCAAGCTGCCCGAATACCTGGCCTTCTTCAGCGGCCGGCGCTTCGTGCCGATCATCAGCGGCGTGGCCGGCCTGTTGATCGCGGTGCTGATCGGCTTCGGCTATGACGGGATCAATGGCGCGGTCGACGGGGCCAGCCGGGCCATCGTCGGCTCGGGCGAGCTGGGCCTGCTGGTCTATGGGTTCCTCAACCGGATCCTGATCGTCACCGGCCTGCACCACATCCTCAACAACATCGCCTGGTTCGTGATCGGCGACTACCACGGCGCCACCGGCGACCTGCGCCGCTTCTTCGCCGACGACCCGACCGCCGGCGGCTTCATGAGCGGGTTCTTCCCGGTGATGATGTTCGGCCTGCCCGCCGCGTGCCTGGCCATGTACCACACGGCCCGTCCGGAGAAGAAAAAGGCGGTCGGCGGCATGCTGACCTCGCTGGCCCTGACCTCGTTCCTGACCGGGGTGACCGAGCCGATCGAGTTCAGCTTCATGTTCCTGGCCCCGCTGCTCTATGCGGTGCACGCGGTGCTGACGGGCGTGGCCATGGCGGTGATGAACGCTCTGGACATCAAGCTGGGCTTCACCTTCTCGGCGGGCCTGTTCGACTATGTGCTGAACTTCGGCAAGGCGACCCACCCGCTGTGGCTGCTGCCCCTGGGGGCGCTCTATGCCGGGGTCTATTACGGCCTGTTCCGCTTCTTCATCCTCAAGTTCGACCTGAAGACCCCGGGCCGCGAGGCCGATGACGAGGCCGCCGCCGAGGCCGCCACGACCGGCGGCGGGCGTGGGGCCGACTTCGTCCAAGCCCTCGGCGGCGCGGCCAACCTGGTGTCGGTCGACGCCTGCACCACGCGTCTGCGCCTGATCGTCGCCGATCAGGGCGCGGTCAGCGAACCGGCGCTCAAGGCCCTGGGCGCGCGGGGCGTGGTCAAGCCCTCGGACAAGGCCCTGCAGGTCGTGTTGGGTCCGATCGCCGACGGCGTGGCCGGCGAGATCCGCGCGGCCCTAAGCGGGATGAAGGGGGGAGCGCCGGCGCCCGCCAAGCCCGTGGCGACGGTCGCCAAGGCCTCCGTCGCCCTGCCCACCTCCGCCGACGGCAGCCGGGCCGAGACCCTGGTCGCCGCCCTGGGCGGCTCGGCCAATGTCGAGGCGGTCGGGGCCTGCTCCAGCCGCCTGCGCCTGGTGGTCCGCGACAACGGCCGCGTGGACGAGGCCGCGCTCGCCGCCCTGGACTCGCGCGGCGTGGTCCGGGTGGGCGAGCGCGCCGTGCACGTGGTGCTGGGCCCCGACGCCGAGCGGATCGGCGAGGCGGTGCGTTGCCTGCTGCCCGCCTGACCCTTTCCCGCCTAGCCCAGGTGCGCCTTGAAGAAGGCGGCCGTGCGGGCGTTGGCGGTCGTGGCGTCGGCCGCGTCATAGGCGTCGCCGTTGGGCCGCGCGAAGGCGTGGTTGCGGCCGGGATAGGTGTGGATCTCGATATGGGGATTGCCGTCCAGGGCGGCGTGGATCTTCGCCTGGGCCGCCGCGCCGATATATTCGTCGTCACCGGCCAGGTGCATCAGCAGCGGCTGGGTGATCCGCGCGCCCTCGTCGACATAGTTGTCGGTGCCGCCGCCGTAATAGGCCACGCCGACGTCGGCGTCGCTGGCCGCCAGGGTCCGGAAGGTCATCAGTCCGCCCAGGCAGTAGCCGGTCACCCCGACCTTGCCCGACGCGCCTTTCAGGGTCCGCGCGGCGGCGACCGTGGCCACCAGGTCGCTCACGCCCTTGTCGAAGTCGTAGCGGCCGTAGAAGCCGATGGCCTTCTCGACGTCGTCCGGCTTGTGGTCCGACAGGGCCAGGGCCGGCTCGAAGCGCCAGAACATGTCGGGGCACACGGCGATATAGCCCTGAGCGGCGATCTCGCCGGCGATCTGCCGGATGCCGTCATTGACGCCGAAGATCTCCTGGATCACCACGATCACGGGGACCGGGGCGGTGGTGGTCGGGCGCACCACGAGGGCCTGGAACGGGCCGTCGGGCGTCTGGATGGTCAGGGTCTCGCTCACGGCGTGCTCCTCGTGGGCCGGGCGCGACGACCGTCCCGGAACCTGGCCAGACTGGCGCAAGGACCAGGCCCCGGGCTTGAACGTTGGGTACGCGACTTGGCGATTGATGCGCGAGTCGACGGGGCGAGGAGGGCGGCGTGAACGAGACGGGCGGGAACGACGGCGGCGAAAGGCCGATCAACGACATCCTGATCGTCGGTGGTGGCACGGCCGGCTGGATGACGGCCGCGTATCTCGCCCGACGCCTGGGCTCGACCCGGCCGGACGGCGTGCGCATCACCCTGATCGAGTCCAGCGAGATCGGCATCATCGGGGTGGGCGAGGGCACCTTCCCCACGATCCAGAACACCATGCGCACGATCG
The window above is part of the Caulobacter soli genome. Proteins encoded here:
- a CDS encoding TonB-dependent receptor, whose protein sequence is MRNFHKTILSASASVLAVALAAPAFAQDSTQVEELVVTGIRASLQASVEAKRNANAVIDVITAEDIGKFPDKNVAESLQRVPGVTIQREFGEGERISIRGTAPTLNRTLLNGHSVATADWFILDQFKASRSFNYLMLPSEIVGKVEVFKSPMADIDEGGVGGTVNVHTRNPLDLAPISVSGSVQAFHDEKSGNTDPTASAMLSWHNADKTLGVLVGGIYDKRRIRRDGIEVLGYQAVTTATGNGTNITGITPGQTVYAPSLIGSSLFTQTRERKGANFAIQYAPTDKFELNLTGLYSKMDADNFNQNYMAWVSQKIGALATTPTETYNITKVSNGTAVAGNFNQPGANGVVFDAIDRLAHTNVGSIDLAGKWRPADGWEFSGRVGYTKAKGATDLQPFWETNAPTGLSYDLSGGLPKVSFTNIDPKTADDEMTLGWASANTTVNTDDEFYTFVDGEKFLDGGVFSSVKFGLKYTDHDRDVVQTYGQRRALFANGACGGQNCSLASVAGGLTDSDYLDGIKGPGVLSSYLTADKNKIEAIYAKMGPATIYDPNNPNTGGCIGLVNCDHFGPLESFDFNEKTFGGYVMGNLKGEGWRGNVGVRVVNTKIETNAWRVGVSAGTPGAINNPFGLMAPTTGEKQYTDILPSANFSFDVKDDVVIRLAAARVLARPDYAQMAGFTSLTESLLTASGGNPNLDPYRANQYDATVEWYFAPQSILSVDFFYKDISTYIVQGATTEKLPLQAGAADPRVVNPANNCVLQSAGLYSCDYNVGRPVNVAGGETKGIEVNFQMPIWNGFGVLANYTYSDASSSSDVPIPSNSKNIFNVSGYYENERFSARLSYNYRSKFFVDYDAERGYRQLWSDSIASLDASASVNLTQNISLSLDAVNLTDEKQTDNYDNDKNRPARIYKNGRMVFGGVRFKF
- a CDS encoding family 20 glycosylhydrolase, with amino-acid sequence MIVFKPFAKRAAQAFASAGASVAVLAFASAGFAATPTLTLTPAPAQATMGQGSFALTAKTRIFVAKGDVEARVVAGQLSDMLFKARGLKPAVVEGAPPAGEAAIVLARGQAASDKPEAYRLEIAPTGVTITAAKRAGLFYGAVSVWQLAVTDEAKEPADLPAVSIDDAPRFAWRGFMLDSARHFQSVDTIKSILDAMAAHKLNTLHWHLVDDQGWRLEIKKYPKLTSEGAWRVPAGAAGKDPKTGKPIRYGGFYTQDQVRELVAYAAARGITVVPEIEMPGHALAPLVAYPQFGMTKAPPREHMGDWGVFPYLYKPSDETFGFLNDVLDEVMDLFPSPYIHVGGDEAVKDQWKASPEVQAQIQALGVKDEHGLQSWFIQRAEKHINSRGRRMIGWDEILEGGLAPNATVMSWRGIDGAVAAASQGHDAVLAPDSTLYMDRRQSASADEPPGRIKIVSLKDVYDFDAAPAALTEAQRAHILGLQANSFTEHMRTDERLEKMTFPRLIAVAENGWTPEASRNWASFAARLPAESARLDVLGVAHDTVPYEPQATLRPADGGQVSVVLASGLGLGEIRYTTDGKAPTKASNLYEAPLAVAPGKTVRARTFLGDAALGRVRDYPVSLIAAQTRNSHQLELCGDGINLSLEDDAPVSGPRAVFAVNLMNPCWVWKGADLSTGLKLTARIGQVPFNFQIGADREKIPLRAPATPDGELEVRIDGCGGERIAALPLGAAARGPALGMVSGVLPKRDGVHDLCLSFTARSVEPTLVLDQVALTSIKTKN
- the ptsP gene encoding phosphoenolpyruvate--protein phosphotransferase, coding for MSNLVLSSPLKGWIAPLDETPDAVFAERMLGDGLAIDPLGSTLHAPCDARVIAVHATRHAVTLRADNGAEILMHVGLETVGLGGEGFEVHVKDGDAVKAGDRLISFDLDLLSQRAKSLITPVVITNPDAFQIVRREQDHAASVGDFLMELAPVGGAGAVLAIAEGEVAREVVVPLQHGIHARPAARIAESARKFAAEVALVAVNRRASAKSPVGVMSLAIRHGDRISVVASGPDADFAVAAIVELIEGGMGESAALPPAAAPAAVVEAVRAAPPSEPGLLRGVMAAPGLAIGQAVRFVSADITVVETGAGAGHERAALEDALAQVRAKIEKSAAKGDTARKAILGAHLAFLEDPELTASAHRLIADGKSAGFAWRRAVGGYVEALRGLGDRRLAERVDDLIDLERQVLRALSGEEDEARVLPPGAILLADELLPSQLMGVEAGQVAGFCTAKGGPTSHVAILAAAMGIPAIVAAGPGVLDVTEGAALILDAENGSLRVGPDAAQLAAAQTAIAARHERKAAAKAAAHQESRTADGARIEVFGNVGSLNDALAAAANGAEGSGLLRTEFLFLERETPPDEDEQARQYQAIASALDGRPLIIRTLDVGGDKAAPYLPIPTEENPALGLRGVRVSLWRPHLLKTQLRAILRVKPLGQCKIMVPMIASLDELRAVRAMLEETKREMGITERIELGVMIETPAAAVTADLLAAEADFLSVGTNDLTQYVLAMDRGNPELAARIDALHPAVLRMIDLTCKGAARHQRWVGICGGLASDLVAVPVLVGLGVTELSATAATVPEVKALVRTLNVPACQALARQALDLTSPEAVRDLCKAFQAGA
- the nagE gene encoding N-acetylglucosamine-specific PTS transporter subunit IIBC; translated protein: MKSPLEFLQPLGRALMLPIAVLPVAGLLLRLGQPDLLNIAFIAAAGDAIFSNLGLLFAIGVAVGFARENNGAAGLAGVVCFLIATEGSKALLHVPPDVTAGLIKAHADLASAAYKAKALAKLSVPIGIASGLIGGVFYNRFSTFKLPEYLAFFSGRRFVPIISGVAGLLIAVLIGFGYDGINGAVDGASRAIVGSGELGLLVYGFLNRILIVTGLHHILNNIAWFVIGDYHGATGDLRRFFADDPTAGGFMSGFFPVMMFGLPAACLAMYHTARPEKKKAVGGMLTSLALTSFLTGVTEPIEFSFMFLAPLLYAVHAVLTGVAMAVMNALDIKLGFTFSAGLFDYVLNFGKATHPLWLLPLGALYAGVYYGLFRFFILKFDLKTPGREADDEAAAEAATTGGGRGADFVQALGGAANLVSVDACTTRLRLIVADQGAVSEPALKALGARGVVKPSDKALQVVLGPIADGVAGEIRAALSGMKGGAPAPAKPVATVAKASVALPTSADGSRAETLVAALGGSANVEAVGACSSRLRLVVRDNGRVDEAALAALDSRGVVRVGERAVHVVLGPDAERIGEAVRCLLPA
- a CDS encoding dienelactone hydrolase family protein produces the protein MSETLTIQTPDGPFQALVVRPTTTAPVPVIVVIQEIFGVNDGIRQIAGEIAAQGYIAVCPDMFWRFEPALALSDHKPDDVEKAIGFYGRYDFDKGVSDLVATVAAARTLKGASGKVGVTGYCLGGLMTFRTLAASDADVGVAYYGGGTDNYVDEGARITQPLLMHLAGDDEYIGAAAQAKIHAALDGNPHIEIHTYPGRNHAFARPNGDAYDAADATTANARTAAFFKAHLG